The nucleotide window GTAAATATTCTTTGCATTTATGTATTGCAATTAGGCTCACGGTTTGGTAGAATGATTTTTGTTGTATTGACACATGAAATAAGTGAGAAGATACTCATCTCGTACCTAATATTTAGGAGGTGAAAGTTATGCCAAATATTAAATCTGCTATCAAACGCGTTAAAGTTAACGCAAAAGCAAACGAAGCAAACTCTCAAGCGAAATCTGCTATGCGTACTGCAGTTAAAAAAGCTGAGCAAGCTTTAGCTACTGGCGCTGAAAATGCACAAGAATTAGTAGTTGCTGCTTCTAAAGCAGTTGATACGGCTGCTGGTAAAGGCCTTATCCACAAAAACGCAGCATCTCGTACAAAATCACGTTTAGCTAAAAAAGCGTAATTGATGAAACATTGGTCAGCACTTGTTGCTGACCTTTTTTCGTTTTGTTTGCGTGCCAGGCACACAAACAATTCTGACAATAAAGAAAACTTTACTTAATTAAGCGATTTCCACATTAGTATGATCACTTTTTCGATTGTTATGAGCATTTCGCTTTATTCCTATAGAAAAAACCCCTTCTTTACAGAAGAGGCTTCATTAAAAATA belongs to Lysinibacillus louembei and includes:
- the rpsT gene encoding 30S ribosomal protein S20, which produces MPNIKSAIKRVKVNAKANEANSQAKSAMRTAVKKAEQALATGAENAQELVVAASKAVDTAAGKGLIHKNAASRTKSRLAKKA